Proteins found in one Helicobacter sp. NHP19-003 genomic segment:
- the obgE gene encoding GTPase ObgE: protein MFVDCVEISVTSGKGGAGCVSFRREKFVMEGGPDGGDGGDGGDIVFKVDSNSDTLSAFRGKKHYKAQNGAPGGPKNCSGKRGQDLIISIPPGTQIFNSGTGELLCDLIESGTQTTLLKGGKGGLGNVRFKSASKQRPTYAQKGMAGASLNLRLELKLIAHVGLVGFPNAGKSTLISVLSNARPKIAPYAFTTLIPNLGVVQAGQFQEFVMADIPGIISGASAGKGLGLDFLRHLERTKFLLFVLDTTHDIHEQYTQLRHELAHFSSALAQRDFGVALNKMDAGQVPEFHAPNARFVLPISAATTENTGQLLQLLVQALQLS from the coding sequence ATGTTTGTGGATTGCGTGGAGATCAGCGTAACTTCGGGCAAGGGCGGAGCTGGCTGCGTGAGCTTTAGACGAGAGAAATTCGTCATGGAGGGCGGGCCAGATGGGGGCGATGGGGGCGATGGGGGCGACATTGTCTTTAAAGTGGATAGCAATAGCGACACCTTGAGTGCCTTTAGGGGCAAGAAGCACTACAAAGCCCAAAATGGCGCGCCCGGTGGGCCCAAAAATTGCAGCGGCAAGAGAGGGCAGGATTTAATCATTTCTATCCCCCCCGGCACACAGATTTTTAACAGCGGCACGGGGGAGTTGCTTTGCGACTTAATAGAGAGTGGGACGCAGACGACCTTACTAAAAGGGGGCAAGGGGGGGCTTGGCAATGTCCGCTTTAAGAGCGCGTCCAAACAACGCCCCACCTACGCCCAAAAGGGCATGGCGGGGGCGAGCCTAAACTTGCGCCTAGAGCTCAAACTCATTGCCCATGTGGGCTTAGTGGGCTTTCCAAATGCCGGCAAAAGCACGCTCATTAGTGTGCTCTCCAACGCCCGCCCCAAAATCGCCCCCTACGCCTTCACGACCCTAATCCCCAACTTAGGGGTGGTGCAAGCCGGGCAGTTTCAAGAATTTGTCATGGCAGACATTCCGGGGATCATTTCAGGGGCGAGTGCGGGCAAGGGTTTGGGGCTGGACTTTTTACGCCACTTAGAACGCACGAAGTTTTTACTCTTTGTGCTAGACACCACCCACGACATACACGAGCAATACACGCAACTACGCCACGAACTAGCCCATTTTTCTAGCGCGCTTGCCCAAAGGGATTTTGGCGTGGCTTTAAACAAAATGGATGCAGGGCAAGTGCCTGAGTTTCACGCCCCAAATGCCCGTTTTGTGTTGCCCATTTCTGCCGCCACCACTGAGAACACAGGGCAGCTGTTGCAACTTTTAGTCCAAGCCTTGCAACTCTCTTAA
- a CDS encoding bifunctional riboflavin kinase/FAD synthetase, with the protein MSDFLAHDFLDNSSTSLAIGKFDGVHLAHQQLLSLLDTKGAVLIVDWQRAKEVLTPLKERIHLLQACAKEVYFLPLERVCTLLPSEFCMLLLSKCPHLQKIVVGYDFKFGVQRSGDIHTLRHLLPPNIRLEVLPAFKIKGMPLHARHIRTCIKRGEVGLACQFLTRPFSLEGVVISGQRLGSAQLYPTLNMAIPPNALLPAFGVYAVRVKFADNPAYFEGVSFLGERLSTDRHLALETHILNTQIHTPPLFMQISFIQKIRDNAFFDNLQELKMQISTDIDRAKTLLKPG; encoded by the coding sequence ATGTCCGACTTTTTAGCCCATGACTTTTTAGACAACAGCAGCACGAGCCTAGCCATCGGCAAGTTTGACGGCGTGCATTTGGCACACCAACAGCTCTTAAGCCTACTGGACACCAAAGGGGCAGTGTTGATTGTAGATTGGCAAAGGGCAAAAGAGGTGCTGACCCCCCTAAAAGAACGCATACACCTATTGCAAGCATGTGCCAAAGAAGTTTATTTCTTGCCTTTAGAAAGGGTTTGCACCCTCTTGCCCTCTGAGTTTTGCATGCTCTTGTTGTCTAAATGCCCGCATTTACAAAAAATCGTGGTGGGCTATGATTTTAAATTTGGGGTGCAACGGAGCGGCGATATACACACCTTAAGGCATCTGTTGCCTCCAAATATCCGCTTAGAGGTTTTGCCCGCCTTTAAAATCAAGGGCATGCCCTTACACGCCCGCCATATCCGCACCTGCATTAAACGGGGCGAAGTGGGGTTGGCTTGTCAATTTTTAACCCGTCCCTTTAGCCTAGAGGGGGTGGTGATCTCAGGGCAACGCTTAGGCAGCGCACAACTTTACCCCACGCTCAACATGGCAATCCCCCCAAATGCCCTTTTGCCCGCTTTTGGGGTGTATGCCGTGCGGGTCAAATTTGCCGACAACCCGGCGTATTTTGAGGGCGTGAGCTTTTTAGGCGAACGCCTTAGCACAGACCGGCACCTAGCCCTAGAAACCCACATTTTAAACACACAAATCCACACCCCCCCCCTTTTTATGCAAATCTCTTTTATCCAAAAGATACGCGACAACGCCTTTTTTGACAATTTGCAAGAGCTGAAAATGCAAATTAGCACCGACATAGACAGGGCAAAAACACTCTTAAAGCCCGGGTAA
- a CDS encoding RNA-guided endonuclease InsQ/TnpB family protein has product MLKAIKFRIYPTIEQKTLIHKHFGCARVVYNYFLAYRQKQYAQGIRENYFSMQKALTTLKKQEAYAYLSECNSQSLQMALRQLTTAFDRFFSKLADYPRFKSKKHAKQSFCVPQHLEMDLGNNQVKLPKFKEAIKAKFHRHLPTNSIVKQGFISCVADKYYLSISYEDNEPEPKPTTIKKAVGLDMGLESLVIASSGVLYPYKKFFQNLQTKLTKAQRRLSKKLKGSSNRKKQAKKVAQIHASIRNSREDYLHKISNEITNQYDLIAVETLKVRNLVKNHKLAKSIANASWSRLISLLEYKAGWKGKTLIKIDQYFPSSQICSTCGSNTGKKPLPIRNFICPCCQTYHHRDLNASINIRNYALGMLDERHAIKVDKTRVGITRSYACGDSANGAVTKYGYILDTASYGSLKQEAHPSLAGG; this is encoded by the coding sequence TTGCTTAAAGCAATAAAGTTTAGAATTTATCCCACCATAGAGCAAAAAACCTTGATACACAAGCACTTTGGCTGTGCTAGGGTGGTCTATAACTACTTTTTAGCATACCGCCAAAAGCAATACGCACAAGGCATTAGAGAAAATTACTTTAGCATGCAAAAGGCGCTCACTACTCTCAAAAAACAAGAGGCTTACGCTTACCTAAGTGAATGCAACTCTCAAAGCTTGCAAATGGCACTAAGACAGCTGACAACAGCCTTTGATAGGTTTTTCTCTAAGCTGGCAGATTATCCTAGATTCAAATCTAAAAAGCATGCGAAGCAGTCTTTCTGTGTCCCGCAACACTTAGAGATGGATTTAGGCAACAACCAAGTCAAGCTACCCAAATTCAAAGAAGCTATTAAAGCCAAGTTTCATAGGCATTTGCCTACAAACTCTATCGTCAAACAGGGGTTTATCTCTTGCGTAGCAGATAAATACTATCTCTCTATAAGCTATGAGGATAATGAGCCTGAACCTAAACCCACAACTATCAAAAAAGCTGTGGGTTTAGATATGGGTTTAGAGTCTTTAGTGATAGCCAGTAGTGGCGTGCTCTATCCCTATAAAAAGTTTTTCCAGAATCTACAAACCAAACTCACTAAAGCGCAAAGGAGATTGTCTAAGAAACTAAAAGGTTCTAGTAATAGAAAAAAACAAGCCAAGAAAGTGGCACAAATCCACGCTTCTATCAGGAATAGCAGAGAGGACTACCTACATAAAATCAGTAATGAGATAACCAATCAATACGATTTGATAGCAGTAGAAACCTTGAAAGTTAGGAATTTGGTCAAAAACCACAAACTAGCTAAGAGCATTGCCAATGCCAGCTGGTCTAGGCTCATTAGTCTATTAGAATATAAGGCTGGTTGGAAGGGTAAAACCCTTATCAAAATTGACCAATACTTCCCTAGCTCTCAAATCTGCTCGACCTGTGGGAGCAACACAGGTAAAAAGCCACTGCCTATTAGAAATTTTATCTGCCCTTGTTGTCAAACATACCACCACAGAGACCTAAACGCTAGCATCAATATCAGAAACTATGCTTTGGGAATGCTAGATGAGCGACACGCTATCAAGGTAGATAAAACTAGGGTAGGGATTACCCGAAGTTACGCTTGTGGAGATTCCGCTAACGGGGCTGTAACCAAGTATGGCTACATACTGGATACTGCTAGTTATGGATCGTTGAAGCAAGAAGCCCACCCGTCTTTAGCGGGTGGGTGA
- the tnpA gene encoding IS200/IS605 family transposase has translation MKENHYKLKGYLSTNRSKHNLKAHLILVCKYRKKLLVGDVAIFIKSVLEEIEESSDFIIIAMETDKDHLHLMIQYIPRVSISSIILRIKQMTTYRVWREPRFIPFLRKHFWKEQKFWTDGFFACSIGEANPETIKRYIENQG, from the coding sequence ATGAAAGAAAACCATTACAAACTCAAAGGCTATTTGTCCACAAACAGGAGCAAACATAATCTAAAAGCCCATTTGATTTTAGTGTGTAAATACAGAAAAAAGTTGCTCGTAGGAGATGTGGCTATTTTTATAAAGTCTGTGCTTGAAGAGATAGAGGAAAGTTCAGATTTTATCATCATAGCAATGGAGACAGATAAAGATCATCTACACCTGATGATTCAATATATCCCTAGGGTGTCTATCAGTTCCATTATCTTGCGGATCAAGCAGATGACTACTTATAGAGTTTGGAGAGAACCAAGATTTATCCCGTTCTTACGCAAGCATTTTTGGAAAGAACAAAAATTTTGGACAGATGGATTTTTTGCCTGTTCCATAGGAGAAGCTAACCCAGAAACCATCAAAAGATACATAGAAAATCAAGGGTAG
- a CDS encoding phage protease yields the protein MEIMLTPLGVVKGLDGRVFRIDPSVFERLKAHQLDIPVDIEHTGGAVGWVKNATLTRKNNAIYGQMELNPPHTGLLKDKTYRYLSPTYLVDSTNAVQTIVSLALVNTPNILKQALNNIQGELMELDPTPPTQDAPQNASTPQEAPQEAPKQEGLELSANTASLLASIAGQIAQIQQTLGKIPHAQPNSTQATATEAKDAEIADLKAQIEALKAQNAKEAQAARTKRIDSLLASNAILKHREADLRGFEGSAESFESFVEIYKLEANAHKGIAFNSMQEPPAQSALEQEIERQLGAFGFVGSPAKH from the coding sequence ATGGAAATCATGCTCACTCCCCTTGGCGTTGTCAAAGGCTTAGATGGGCGAGTCTTTCGCATCGACCCCTCCGTGTTTGAGCGACTCAAAGCCCACCAATTAGACATCCCTGTTGACATCGAGCACACGGGGGGCGCGGTAGGCTGGGTCAAAAACGCCACCCTCACGCGCAAAAACAACGCCATTTACGGCCAAATGGAGCTAAACCCCCCACACACGGGGCTTTTAAAGGACAAGACCTACCGCTATTTGAGCCCCACCTACCTTGTGGATAGCACAAACGCCGTGCAGACCATCGTCAGCCTAGCCCTCGTCAACACCCCTAACATCTTAAAACAGGCCTTAAACAACATACAAGGAGAACTGATGGAATTAGACCCCACACCACCCACGCAAGACGCGCCCCAAAACGCCAGCACGCCCCAAGAAGCCCCCCAAGAAGCCCCTAAGCAAGAGGGCCTAGAGCTTAGCGCCAACACGGCTAGCCTCTTGGCCTCCATCGCCGGGCAAATCGCGCAAATCCAGCAGACTTTGGGCAAAATCCCCCACGCCCAGCCAAACAGCACCCAAGCCACAGCCACAGAGGCCAAAGATGCCGAAATTGCGGACTTGAAGGCGCAAATTGAGGCCTTGAAAGCGCAAAACGCCAAAGAAGCCCAAGCGGCCAGAACTAAGCGCATCGACAGCCTGCTGGCCAGCAATGCGATCTTAAAGCATAGAGAGGCGGATTTAAGGGGCTTTGAGGGCTCGGCCGAGAGCTTTGAATCGTTTGTGGAAATCTACAAGCTGGAGGCCAACGCACACAAGGGCATTGCCTTTAACAGCATGCAAGAGCCCCCCGCCCAAAGTGCCCTAGAGCAGGAAATCGAGCGTCAATTAGGGGCGTTTGGCTTTGTTGGCTCCCCTGCCAAACATTGA
- a CDS encoding polymorphic toxin type 50 domain-containing protein, with amino-acid sequence MPFIEAIDSLMAREPTLIPDGASFKFNEYLRVFAISKVARLDIIQDTQKALKKALEQGLSAQQFLKANPNLVSKIGKKRLARVFAHNLIYANTRGKMLRYESAPPIQDSSDGDGWYFVFHSRHDSRARHLEFDGICLPRKHALWKTHTPPLDWGCRCELQMWSERQIKAKGIEVTKNPPKGSAKEPGHFEPDAPTFIKNLLSSKRQSYKDNPQALKVLDKIDANAKNQQALFERVAPAFLKNTLLHLGKLAQANCFLDPKTFKKLDAFDAFLALEAMQDKRIKVLDKMAYFFNAPLQRWYQLDLTEPNTTILKRIPKGPVDLKIEQLAKLQEGEDDQQAQARILKALEFWQPILNLNDKQDRHMQGNKNYTLGRGYYEAPLDADRVKPLFKHGKFLWTMDGDWDKKIVITHPDFYGVHVPNGDLSQAKKTHKSKVHFANDGFHMVPYMSKDKEK; translated from the coding sequence ATGCCCTTCATCGAAGCCATCGACTCTTTAATGGCGCGTGAGCCCACGCTCATACCTGACGGGGCTAGCTTTAAGTTTAATGAGTATTTAAGGGTGTTTGCCATTTCTAAAGTCGCCCGCTTAGACATCATCCAAGACACGCAAAAGGCTTTAAAAAAAGCCCTAGAGCAGGGCTTGAGCGCACAGCAATTTTTAAAAGCAAACCCCAACTTAGTGTCCAAAATTGGCAAGAAAAGATTAGCTAGGGTTTTTGCGCACAATCTCATCTACGCCAACACACGGGGAAAAATGCTCCGTTATGAGTCCGCCCCGCCCATTCAAGATTCCAGCGATGGGGACGGGTGGTATTTCGTGTTCCACAGCCGCCACGACAGCCGGGCACGGCATTTAGAATTTGACGGCATTTGCCTACCAAGAAAACATGCCCTTTGGAAAACCCACACCCCGCCTTTGGATTGGGGCTGTCGGTGTGAGTTGCAGATGTGGAGTGAAAGGCAGATCAAGGCTAAGGGGATAGAAGTTACTAAAAACCCGCCTAAAGGTAGCGCAAAAGAACCCGGGCATTTTGAGCCAGACGCGCCCACATTTATTAAAAACTTGCTTTCTAGCAAAAGGCAATCGTATAAGGACAACCCACAGGCGTTAAAGGTGTTGGACAAGATCGATGCAAACGCCAAGAATCAACAGGCGTTATTTGAGCGTGTCGCCCCCGCCTTTTTAAAAAACACCTTGCTTCACTTAGGAAAATTAGCCCAAGCAAATTGTTTTTTAGACCCCAAAACCTTTAAAAAGTTGGACGCTTTTGACGCATTTTTGGCTTTAGAGGCCATGCAAGACAAGCGCATTAAAGTCTTGGATAAGATGGCGTATTTTTTCAACGCCCCCTTGCAAAGGTGGTATCAGCTGGACTTAACAGAGCCCAACACCACCATTTTAAAGCGAATCCCCAAAGGTCCCGTGGATTTAAAGATTGAGCAGTTGGCTAAATTGCAAGAAGGGGAAGATGACCAACAAGCCCAAGCTAGGATCCTTAAAGCCCTTGAGTTTTGGCAACCCATCTTAAACTTAAACGACAAACAAGACCGCCACATGCAAGGCAATAAGAATTACACGCTAGGGCGTGGTTATTATGAAGCCCCCCTTGATGCCGATAGGGTCAAACCGCTGTTTAAACATGGTAAATTTCTTTGGACTATGGACGGCGATTGGGATAAAAAGATTGTCATCACCCACCCCGACTTTTACGGCGTGCATGTGCCCAATGGCGACTTAAGCCAAGCTAAAAAAACACACAAAAGTAAAGTCCATTTTGCTAATGATGGCTTTCATATGGTACCCTACATGAGCAAGGATAAGGAGAAGTGA
- a CDS encoding DUF1804 family protein — MHSILGNRNNLILAENIRTLYLQGKSYEYICQTLGVSKSTINTHRKRAAKEGDDWDTLLLLNRRNTQNIAMSEAYFVGRLIDGFEAQLLHTPELSLKELAKYTKLYFQLKSPKNTDDLRAKEQQHANTMRTIKEIAHLALECNNRAVVEFLSAHADAIVKAVFKTQK; from the coding sequence ATGCACTCCATCTTGGGCAACCGCAATAACTTGATCCTCGCCGAGAACATCCGCACCCTGTATTTGCAGGGCAAGAGCTATGAGTACATCTGCCAAACGCTGGGCGTTTCCAAAAGCACCATCAACACCCACCGCAAGCGCGCCGCCAAAGAGGGGGACGATTGGGACACGCTCTTGCTCTTAAACCGCCGCAACACCCAGAACATCGCGATGAGCGAGGCCTACTTTGTGGGGCGGCTCATCGATGGCTTTGAGGCTCAGCTGCTCCACACCCCCGAGCTTTCTTTAAAAGAGCTGGCCAAATACACAAAATTGTACTTCCAACTCAAATCCCCCAAGAACACAGACGACCTGCGCGCCAAAGAGCAACAACACGCCAACACCATGCGCACGATTAAAGAAATCGCCCACCTTGCCCTAGAGTGCAACAACCGCGCGGTGGTGGAGTTTTTGAGCGCGCATGCCGATGCGATCGTCAAGGCGGTTTTCAAAACACAAAAGTGA
- a CDS encoding phage virion morphogenesis protein, with amino-acid sequence METSILLHEIKHCVEAQIRQSFEQQRDPLTLKRWQALKPASLAGRRYPYKPILEQTGLLRSSARVDIVGQSVRTQVNLPYARVHQLGYPRRNIPQRRYLPFDDAGKPTPHLHQEIEALLAPDGLGGQEILKQVATTLIRR; translated from the coding sequence ATGGAAACAAGCATTCTTTTACACGAGATCAAACATTGCGTGGAGGCGCAGATTCGCCAAAGCTTCGAGCAACAAAGAGACCCCCTCACCTTGAAAAGGTGGCAAGCCCTCAAACCCGCCTCGTTGGCCGGGCGGCGCTACCCCTATAAGCCGATTTTGGAGCAAACGGGGCTTTTGCGGAGCTCGGCGCGGGTGGACATTGTGGGGCAGTCTGTGCGCACACAGGTGAACTTGCCCTATGCGCGGGTACACCAACTTGGTTACCCGCGAAGGAACATCCCCCAACGGCGTTACCTGCCCTTTGACGATGCGGGCAAACCCACCCCTCATTTGCACCAAGAGATCGAGGCGCTTCTGGCCCCCGATGGTCTTGGCGGACAGGAAATCCTCAAACAAGTGGCGACCACCTTAATCCGGCGTTGA
- a CDS encoding holin, whose product MKQDLVILGLSVKEYLPYFFMLVVGFCVGWLFVLRTIKNENFNGALDKARYIFWGVGSSMLTTWISFEIINYYFHLPTSLVISISGGIGYIGAEVVSDYALRLLERKLGAKIDKGAPEK is encoded by the coding sequence ATGAAACAGGATTTAGTCATTTTAGGCTTGTCGGTGAAAGAGTATTTGCCCTATTTTTTCATGCTGGTGGTGGGGTTTTGTGTGGGCTGGCTCTTTGTGTTGCGCACCATCAAAAACGAGAACTTCAACGGCGCGCTCGACAAGGCTCGTTACATCTTTTGGGGCGTGGGCTCTTCTATGCTCACCACTTGGATCAGCTTTGAGATCATCAATTACTACTTTCACCTGCCCACAAGTCTGGTCATCTCCATCAGTGGGGGGATTGGTTACATCGGAGCAGAGGTGGTGAGCGATTACGCCTTGCGGCTTTTAGAGCGCAAATTAGGCGCAAAAATCGACAAAGGCGCACCGGAAAAATGA
- a CDS encoding N-acetylmuramoyl-L-alanine amidase, which yields MRNIRQIILHCSATKENQDFCAADIDRWHKERGWVCIGYHYVIKLDGTIEKGRPDEEIGAHCKGHNAESIGVCYIGGCDEAGVAKDTRTEAQKQAMKSLCAQLLEKYPNASLYGHRDFEPKKECPCFSVASWWAQG from the coding sequence ATGCGCAACATCCGCCAAATCATCCTCCATTGCAGCGCAACTAAGGAGAATCAAGACTTTTGCGCGGCCGACATCGACCGCTGGCACAAGGAGCGCGGCTGGGTTTGTATCGGTTATCACTATGTCATCAAGCTCGATGGCACGATCGAAAAAGGCCGACCGGATGAGGAAATCGGGGCGCACTGCAAGGGGCACAATGCCGAGAGCATCGGCGTGTGCTACATCGGCGGGTGCGATGAGGCCGGCGTGGCTAAAGACACCCGTACTGAGGCCCAAAAACAGGCGATGAAAAGCTTGTGCGCCCAGCTTTTAGAAAAATACCCCAACGCCTCGCTCTATGGGCATCGGGATTTTGAGCCCAAGAAGGAATGCCCCTGCTTTAGCGTGGCCTCTTGGTGGGCTCAAGGCTAG
- a CDS encoding host-nuclease inhibitor Gam family protein yields the protein MAIKQQLNEKLRDLRNLEFGLDVKKRLLAATKAQVDEKLEEIAALKAEIQELAQSAPELFGKKKSLNLEEGSIKFTTTTALEYDKELEDIIIEELKAMGYGHCVCTSEKLVLKAVGNLPPLVLEKLGIVQVKKENCAITPA from the coding sequence ATGGCCATTAAACAGCAGTTGAACGAGAAATTAAGGGATTTGCGGAACTTAGAATTTGGGCTGGATGTGAAAAAACGCCTCTTGGCGGCCACCAAAGCCCAAGTGGACGAAAAGCTTGAGGAGATCGCCGCGCTCAAAGCCGAAATCCAAGAGTTGGCCCAAAGCGCGCCCGAGCTCTTTGGCAAGAAAAAGTCCTTGAACCTCGAGGAAGGGTCGATCAAGTTCACCACCACCACGGCCCTTGAATACGACAAGGAATTGGAAGACATCATCATCGAGGAGCTTAAGGCGATGGGCTATGGCCATTGCGTGTGCACGAGCGAAAAGCTGGTCTTGAAGGCGGTCGGCAATTTGCCCCCCTTAGTGCTCGAAAAATTGGGAATCGTCCAAGTCAAAAAAGAAAATTGCGCCATCACCCCCGCTTGA
- a CDS encoding AAA family ATPase, which produces MENKRDIVREVEAFIAEYNISQAQMAKSVNKSPALLSSFLRGNYKHSTDALEEDLRGFMRSYKKSAQERAKLNDLGILELENLKNAHFVISQAVICKKSALIFGSAGSGKSESLKAFARKNPQTILVEVVPQVNTKDFLMGLGERLAVDDPRGSKNIAGLILSLSKKLSERDTILMIDEAEHLSTASLEALRRLHDFTQTPIILCGTPQLLKNLKGKNGELLQLYSRISLKYEFGAPSKEDLTPSLAKRRGW; this is translated from the coding sequence ATGGAAAACAAACGAGACATCGTCCGCGAGGTCGAGGCGTTCATCGCCGAGTACAACATCTCACAAGCCCAAATGGCCAAGAGCGTCAACAAAAGTCCCGCGCTTTTGAGCAGTTTTTTGAGGGGCAATTACAAGCACAGCACCGATGCCCTTGAGGAGGACTTGCGCGGCTTCATGCGCAGTTACAAAAAGAGCGCACAAGAGCGGGCCAAGTTAAACGACTTAGGCATCCTTGAGCTGGAAAACTTGAAAAACGCGCATTTTGTCATCAGCCAAGCGGTGATCTGCAAAAAAAGCGCGCTCATTTTCGGATCGGCGGGTAGCGGCAAAAGCGAAAGCTTGAAAGCCTTCGCACGCAAAAACCCACAAACTATTTTAGTAGAAGTGGTGCCACAGGTCAACACCAAAGACTTTTTAATGGGTCTTGGTGAGCGATTGGCGGTCGATGACCCCCGAGGCTCTAAAAATATAGCCGGGCTTATCTTAAGCTTGTCTAAAAAATTGAGCGAGCGCGACACGATTTTAATGATCGACGAGGCCGAGCATTTGAGCACGGCGAGCTTAGAGGCTTTAAGGCGATTGCACGACTTCACCCAAACGCCCATCATCTTGTGCGGCACGCCCCAGCTGTTGAAAAACTTGAAGGGCAAGAATGGCGAACTCTTGCAGTTGTACTCACGAATCAGCTTGAAGTATGAGTTTGGCGCGCCCTCTAAAGAGGACTTAACGCCCTCTTTGGCAAAGAGGCGGGGCTGGTGA
- a CDS encoding integrase catalytic domain-containing protein, with protein sequence MASYRYYLELERAKNPAFSVSYSIFNRRAKAAIAADKQLQIFLKKGKDGLLQRYPVGVKAKEYVNAEWQVDSTKMDFMVKVRDPKTKKGYVVRRKNLSAVIDHFSGSAVAQLVDKTDSTQQIRVLYSAICKMGMPDKIRSDNGSDYASKHYQQFLRANKIEPVFCTPYEGRQKGKIERFFGVLHAALDWLPGYIGNDLAKRQRIEAQNASKKDTLSGQATRIPEEDLLFEDELQAIIDHTLREKYNDYKGHVPYCLSAQELARVYSHIGKTHQRTIHAYGIDLNNKTFTSAHIWDKCAIGDSVIVVENPDNPHEVTLYTPAGERIGAASCTSLGAECMDLEGFKKAKKDYKAQTLNPFLNLVKKSQAQARAHKKQRAQDLLALSKPAKLPPSERAYQDARAKLMEDLARLRELEALRLKKSS encoded by the coding sequence ATGGCCTCTTACCGCTACTATTTAGAGCTAGAGAGGGCGAAAAACCCCGCATTCAGCGTCAGTTACTCCATCTTCAACAGGAGGGCAAAGGCGGCGATTGCGGCCGATAAGCAGTTGCAAATCTTCCTCAAAAAGGGCAAGGACGGCTTATTGCAACGCTACCCGGTGGGCGTGAAGGCCAAAGAGTATGTCAACGCCGAGTGGCAGGTAGACAGTACTAAAATGGACTTCATGGTCAAGGTGCGAGACCCTAAGACCAAAAAGGGCTATGTCGTCAGGCGCAAGAACTTGAGCGCCGTCATCGACCATTTTTCCGGCAGTGCCGTAGCCCAGCTGGTGGACAAAACCGACTCCACCCAACAAATCCGCGTGCTTTATAGCGCGATCTGCAAAATGGGCATGCCCGACAAGATCAGAAGCGACAACGGCAGCGACTACGCCAGCAAGCATTATCAGCAGTTCTTGCGGGCGAACAAAATAGAACCCGTGTTTTGCACCCCCTATGAGGGCCGCCAAAAGGGCAAGATCGAGCGCTTTTTTGGCGTGTTGCACGCCGCGCTAGATTGGCTGCCCGGCTACATCGGCAACGACCTTGCCAAACGCCAGCGCATCGAGGCGCAAAACGCCAGCAAGAAGGACACGCTCAGTGGGCAGGCCACCCGCATTCCTGAAGAGGATTTGCTCTTTGAGGATGAACTGCAGGCCATCATCGATCACACCCTTCGTGAAAAATACAATGACTACAAAGGCCACGTCCCCTATTGTTTGAGCGCGCAAGAGCTCGCACGCGTTTACAGCCACATCGGCAAGACCCACCAGCGCACCATCCACGCCTACGGGATCGATTTAAACAACAAGACCTTCACCAGCGCGCACATCTGGGACAAATGCGCCATCGGCGATAGCGTCATCGTGGTGGAGAACCCGGACAATCCGCACGAAGTTACCCTATACACCCCCGCTGGGGAGCGCATCGGGGCGGCCTCTTGTACTTCTTTGGGCGCGGAGTGCATGGATTTAGAGGGCTTTAAAAAGGCCAAAAAGGACTACAAAGCCCAAACGCTCAACCCCTTCTTAAACCTTGTCAAAAAGAGCCAAGCCCAAGCCCGCGCGCACAAAAAGCAAAGGGCGCAAGACCTGCTCGCGCTAAGCAAACCTGCCAAACTCCCCCCCAGCGAGCGCGCCTATCAAGACGCACGGGCCAAGCTGATGGAGGATTTGGCGCGGCTAAGAGAGTTGGAGGCTTTGCGGCTCAAAAAGAGCTCTTAA
- a CDS encoding AIR synthase related protein — translation MPPAQIWLPQIKKHLCIALTSSTPLALQEPRKDSKNLCLQATKELQDMGAKVLGFSDSINLGAMDGHGAWVLQQMCLGLKEARQELGVPFISGNVSLNNATANTPSIPPTLAIVAVGVL, via the coding sequence TTGCCCCCAGCACAAATTTGGTTGCCCCAAATTAAAAAACATTTATGCATTGCCCTCACCAGCTCCACGCCCCTAGCCCTGCAAGAGCCTAGAAAAGATAGCAAAAATCTATGTTTGCAAGCCACCAAAGAGTTGCAAGACATGGGCGCAAAGGTGCTGGGCTTTAGCGATTCGATCAATTTAGGGGCAATGGATGGGCATGGGGCATGGGTACTGCAACAAATGTGCTTGGGGCTCAAAGAAGCACGCCAAGAGCTGGGCGTGCCCTTCATCAGCGGCAATGTGTCGCTCAACAACGCCACCGCAAACACCCCCTCTATCCCCCCCACCTTAGCCATTGTGGCTGTGGGGGTTTTGTGA